From the Vicinamibacteria bacterium genome, one window contains:
- a CDS encoding NFACT RNA binding domain-containing protein has translation MDSLTLDHVIAELEPFVRGRHLGRPHLGGPHSIAFEVSGDRDHWLWLEAAPGTAGLYRLPRTQARFLAQGAEDEAPGGARQALLLLRKHLGGVRLTALHRILGERTVVMDVGRALLVLRLSGVPALTLIVEGAALATVGAGPPAWPLPAAAGEREWDRVDPRLLAAAAATAAATGRSLPRALLSVCPGLGPLLARELDGQPESLAALRTRLASPRPTLLAPGPMATWHDADLAPPEAVALAPFPLEGHKRVALHPASWLEAASLFLLARSRGTRFERARKSALQEAGRKGRRLAQLEAHLLGDLQGLPEAARLRREAEALLASPGSFAPVAGKAEVPDPYAPDRHLLVAVDPTLSAPGNADRLFQKARRIEKARRQVETRLGETRVALEAERAREARLHEARDVADLEPPRGAEGGGGGRESGTTARPGSRHYLTARGFSLLVGRGAKENHHLTFHVARPEDVWLHARDVPGAQVILRDPEGRAGGEDFREAAEVAAFFSDARAAAQVDVHVTRRKHLRPARGGRGRVAIAHSETVRVAPRDPEGRLRRR, from the coding sequence ATGGACTCCCTGACCCTCGATCACGTGATCGCCGAACTCGAGCCGTTTGTCCGGGGCCGACACTTGGGACGGCCGCACCTGGGCGGCCCGCATTCCATCGCTTTCGAGGTTTCCGGGGACCGGGATCACTGGCTCTGGCTGGAGGCTGCCCCCGGCACGGCCGGTCTCTACCGTCTCCCCCGCACCCAAGCCCGCTTTCTCGCCCAGGGGGCGGAGGACGAGGCCCCGGGAGGCGCCCGACAAGCCCTGCTGCTCCTCCGCAAGCACCTGGGAGGAGTCCGGCTCACGGCGCTCCATCGCATTCTCGGAGAGAGGACGGTGGTGATGGACGTCGGGCGGGCCCTCCTCGTCCTTCGGCTTTCCGGAGTGCCGGCCCTCACGCTCATCGTGGAGGGAGCCGCCCTCGCCACGGTGGGGGCGGGGCCACCGGCTTGGCCGCTGCCGGCGGCGGCGGGGGAGCGAGAATGGGACCGCGTCGATCCGCGGCTCCTGGCCGCGGCGGCCGCCACCGCCGCGGCCACGGGGCGCAGCCTTCCCCGGGCGCTGCTCAGCGTCTGCCCGGGCCTGGGCCCGCTTCTGGCGCGGGAGCTGGACGGGCAGCCGGAGTCACTGGCCGCCCTGCGGACCCGGCTGGCCTCTCCGCGCCCGACCCTGCTCGCTCCCGGACCGATGGCGACGTGGCACGACGCCGACCTCGCTCCCCCCGAGGCTGTGGCCCTCGCCCCTTTTCCCCTCGAGGGGCATAAGCGCGTGGCCCTTCACCCTGCCTCCTGGCTCGAAGCCGCCTCTCTGTTTCTGCTCGCTCGCTCGCGGGGGACGCGCTTCGAGCGGGCGAGGAAGAGCGCCCTTCAGGAGGCCGGTCGTAAGGGGCGCCGTCTCGCCCAGCTCGAGGCCCATCTCCTCGGGGACCTCCAGGGCCTGCCCGAGGCGGCACGGCTGCGGAGGGAAGCGGAGGCCCTCCTCGCCTCCCCGGGCAGCTTCGCTCCCGTGGCGGGAAAAGCGGAGGTCCCCGATCCCTACGCCCCCGATCGGCACCTGCTGGTGGCGGTCGATCCGACCCTCTCCGCCCCCGGCAACGCGGACCGCCTTTTCCAGAAGGCCCGGCGCATCGAGAAAGCGCGGCGCCAAGTGGAGACGCGCCTGGGGGAGACGCGGGTCGCCCTGGAAGCCGAGCGGGCCCGCGAGGCCCGCCTCCACGAGGCCCGAGACGTCGCCGACCTCGAGCCGCCGCGGGGAGCGGAAGGAGGCGGGGGTGGACGGGAGTCGGGTACGACGGCCAGGCCCGGCTCTCGCCATTACCTCACCGCGCGCGGGTTCTCGCTGCTGGTGGGGAGGGGGGCGAAAGAGAACCATCACTTGACCTTTCACGTGGCGCGTCCGGAGGACGTGTGGCTGCACGCCCGGGACGTGCCCGGGGCCCAAGTCATACTCCGGGACCCGGAGGGCCGCGCGGGGGGAGAGGACTTCAGGGAGGCGGCAGAGGTGGCGGCTTTTTTCAGCGACGCCCGGGCCGCGGCCCAGGTGGACGTCCACGTGACACGGCGCAAGCACCTGCGCCCCGCCCGCGGAGGGCGCGGCCGCGTCGCCATTGCCCATTCCGAGACCGTGCGCGTGGCCCCCCGCGATCCCGAGGGCCGGCTCCGCCGGCGCTAG
- the plsY gene encoding glycerol-3-phosphate 1-O-acyltransferase PlsY, whose protein sequence is MPWHLALLAGAYLIGSVPFSFMVARAFGVADVRRVGSGNVGATNVMRSAGKAAGLLALLLDACKGAAAALVVSSLAPTSSVLPALAALGAVIGHMYPPWLGFQGGKGVATGAGAFLLLAPYATLLAVGAFALVVAMTRYVSVGSMVGAVALAAATLILGSPPPVAWAATGAAALVIWRHRGNIVRLAQGREGRLGAPAR, encoded by the coding sequence ATGCCCTGGCATCTCGCTCTCCTGGCCGGCGCCTATCTCATCGGCTCCGTCCCCTTCAGCTTTATGGTGGCTCGCGCTTTCGGCGTGGCCGATGTCCGCCGGGTGGGGAGTGGCAATGTGGGGGCCACCAACGTAATGCGGAGCGCGGGGAAGGCGGCGGGGCTGCTGGCCCTCCTGCTGGACGCGTGCAAAGGCGCGGCCGCGGCCCTGGTCGTGTCCTCCCTGGCCCCGACCTCGAGCGTCCTCCCCGCCCTGGCCGCCCTGGGAGCCGTGATCGGGCACATGTATCCCCCCTGGCTCGGCTTCCAGGGGGGCAAGGGCGTGGCCACGGGGGCGGGGGCCTTTCTGCTCCTGGCTCCCTATGCCACCCTCCTGGCCGTGGGCGCGTTCGCGCTCGTGGTGGCCATGACCCGCTACGTCTCGGTGGGCTCGATGGTGGGAGCGGTCGCCCTGGCAGCGGCTACCCTCATCCTCGGCTCTCCACCGCCCGTGGCCTGGGCCGCCACCGGCGCCGCGGCCCTGGTCATCTGGAGACACCGCGGCAACATCGTGCGCCTGGCCCAAGGCCGGGAGGGCCGGCTGGGGGCGCCTGCACGGTGA
- a CDS encoding RDD family protein has product MTCPACGQALATGQERCLYCGAVVAPAVEGALAPDPLTPPARGKAEPLREIPGLRKKEKTWKDEVKERIRHRKRKRAEDAGLPLFDSEEPAATPPEPPALEAKGIPPVTPAEVEAPARERSHGGDDFHSLPPPPLDLPLRPPETDFHRGTSRGAELEMGGEFLREPPSLEPRPEEGRPREWSLEVPAAPPGVRPVERPAFFRERVQAAAADLGLLGSLWALVVYFASRAAHVPIRGLRPTWPYLVAYLAFLGVLYGGYFGGTTGQTLGKIWVGLRVVDVAGRPAGYLRALLRTALGALCVLVAGLGLVPMLFDPARRALHDRILHTRVIKG; this is encoded by the coding sequence GTGACCTGCCCGGCCTGCGGTCAGGCCCTGGCGACCGGCCAAGAGCGTTGTCTCTACTGCGGGGCGGTGGTGGCCCCCGCGGTGGAGGGCGCGCTCGCCCCCGATCCCCTGACCCCGCCCGCCCGGGGCAAGGCGGAGCCGCTGCGCGAGATCCCCGGCCTCCGCAAGAAAGAGAAGACGTGGAAGGATGAGGTCAAGGAGCGGATTCGCCATCGCAAGCGCAAGAGGGCGGAGGACGCGGGGCTGCCCCTCTTCGACAGCGAGGAGCCAGCCGCGACGCCGCCGGAGCCCCCCGCGCTGGAGGCGAAGGGGATCCCCCCCGTCACCCCCGCCGAGGTCGAAGCGCCGGCAAGAGAGCGGAGCCACGGCGGGGACGACTTCCACTCCCTCCCGCCCCCCCCTCTGGACCTCCCGCTTCGTCCCCCGGAGACCGATTTCCACCGCGGCACTTCCCGCGGGGCGGAGCTGGAAATGGGCGGAGAGTTCCTCCGCGAGCCGCCCAGCCTCGAGCCCCGCCCCGAGGAAGGGCGACCGCGCGAGTGGTCCCTGGAGGTGCCCGCCGCCCCGCCCGGCGTGCGCCCGGTTGAGCGGCCGGCCTTCTTCCGCGAGCGGGTCCAGGCGGCAGCCGCGGACCTCGGCCTCCTGGGCTCCCTCTGGGCCCTAGTCGTCTACTTCGCCAGCCGCGCCGCCCACGTGCCGATTCGGGGGCTACGTCCCACCTGGCCCTATCTTGTCGCCTATCTGGCCTTTCTGGGCGTCCTTTACGGCGGCTATTTCGGAGGGACCACCGGCCAGACCCTGGGCAAGATCTGGGTTGGCCTGCGCGTGGTCGACGTGGCCGGCCGTCCCGCCGGCTACCTCCGGGCGCTCTTGAGGACCGCCCTCGGGGCGCTCTGCGTGCTCGTTGCCGGCTTGGGCCTCGTCCCCATGCTCTTCGACCCCGCGCGGCGGGCCCTACACGATCGGATCCTCCACACCCGCGTCATTAAGGGCTGA
- a CDS encoding phosphatidylglycerophosphatase A: MADPAPPAAPRSRFITACATVLATGFGSGYAPFAPGTAGSALGVLLFWPLQRLALAQQAALAAVLFLVGVAAASHVARRVGQEDPSIVVWDEVIGMWVSLLALPFRPWIVIFGFVLFRLLDVVKPYPARDFERLPGGWGIMVDDVMAGIYANLILRVGLLVWPLT; encoded by the coding sequence ATGGCCGATCCCGCTCCGCCCGCGGCCCCGCGCTCCCGCTTCATCACCGCCTGCGCCACGGTTCTGGCCACGGGTTTCGGCTCGGGATACGCGCCCTTCGCCCCCGGCACCGCGGGCTCCGCCCTCGGAGTGCTGCTCTTCTGGCCCCTCCAGAGACTCGCCCTTGCTCAGCAGGCCGCTTTGGCAGCGGTCCTCTTCCTCGTCGGGGTGGCCGCCGCTTCCCACGTCGCCCGACGGGTGGGGCAGGAGGACCCGTCAATCGTGGTCTGGGACGAGGTGATCGGCATGTGGGTCTCTCTCCTGGCCCTGCCCTTCCGGCCCTGGATCGTGATCTTCGGGTTCGTGCTCTTCCGCCTCCTGGACGTGGTCAAGCCCTATCCCGCCCGCGACTTCGAGCGGCTTCCGGGCGGCTGGGGGATCATGGTGGATGACGTCATGGCCGGCATTTACGCCAACCTCATCCTCCGGGTTGGGCTCCTCGTCTGGCCCCTGACATGA
- a CDS encoding competence/damage-inducible protein A, with product MTLRAEILAVGSELLTPLRSDTNALYLTERLRELGVEVGSRVTVADDAALLESAFRAALARADIVIATGGLGPTEDDLTREAAAAALGRGLHRDPRLLEMLKERFRRYLREMAPVNEKQADVIEGAIVLPNPRGTAPGQRVESGARVLILLPGPPTEMEPMFEEQVSPLIRDRAGGTVLRTRVLKIASMSESDVEQAVAPVYKSFTNPRTTILGGPGQVELHLTASGASEAEAQARIEALAAGLRESLPGRIYGEDGRELPEVVADLLRERGLTLALAESCTGGLLSARLTDVPGASRFLERAYVTYSNRAKAELLGVEAALLDSVGAVSAEVAAAMAAGVRRAAGTAIGVGITGIAGPDGGSAEKPVGLVFLALDGAAGTRVRKVHFPGGRERVRYQASQAALEMMRRGLLGLAHW from the coding sequence ATGACCCTGCGGGCCGAGATCCTGGCCGTGGGCAGCGAACTCCTCACCCCGCTCCGCTCCGACACCAACGCCCTCTATCTGACGGAAAGGCTGCGGGAGCTGGGCGTGGAGGTGGGGTCGCGGGTCACGGTCGCCGATGACGCGGCCCTTCTTGAGTCCGCCTTCCGCGCCGCGCTCGCCCGCGCCGACATCGTGATCGCGACGGGGGGACTGGGTCCCACGGAGGACGATCTCACCCGCGAGGCGGCGGCGGCCGCCCTCGGACGCGGGCTTCACCGGGACCCCCGGCTCCTGGAGATGCTGAAGGAACGCTTCCGCCGATATCTCCGGGAGATGGCGCCCGTCAACGAGAAGCAGGCGGATGTGATCGAAGGTGCCATCGTCCTGCCCAATCCTCGGGGCACGGCGCCGGGCCAGCGCGTGGAGAGCGGAGCCCGGGTGCTCATCCTCCTGCCCGGCCCCCCGACCGAGATGGAGCCGATGTTCGAGGAGCAGGTCTCGCCCCTGATCCGGGACCGGGCGGGGGGCACCGTGCTTCGGACGCGCGTGCTCAAGATCGCCTCCATGTCGGAGAGTGACGTCGAACAGGCGGTGGCGCCGGTCTACAAGTCGTTCACCAACCCGCGCACGACCATCCTGGGGGGACCTGGCCAGGTAGAGCTCCACCTCACCGCGAGCGGGGCTTCGGAGGCGGAGGCGCAAGCGCGGATCGAGGCTTTGGCCGCGGGGCTGCGCGAGAGCCTCCCCGGCCGCATCTATGGGGAGGACGGGCGCGAGCTGCCGGAAGTCGTAGCCGACCTCCTCCGCGAGCGGGGGCTGACCCTGGCCCTGGCCGAGTCCTGCACGGGGGGCCTTCTCTCCGCGCGCCTCACCGATGTGCCGGGGGCCAGTCGTTTCCTGGAGCGGGCGTACGTGACCTACTCCAACCGCGCCAAGGCCGAGCTTCTGGGGGTGGAGGCGGCTCTCCTTGATTCCGTGGGCGCGGTCTCGGCAGAGGTCGCGGCGGCCATGGCCGCGGGAGTGCGCCGGGCGGCGGGCACCGCGATCGGGGTGGGTATCACGGGCATCGCAGGCCCCGACGGGGGGAGCGCGGAGAAGCCGGTCGGCCTCGTCTTCCTCGCCTTGGATGGGGCGGCGGGCACACGCGTGCGCAAGGTCCATTTTCCCGGCGGACGCGAGCGCGTCCGCTATCAGGCCTCGCAGGCGGCTCTGGAGATGATGCGGCGCGGCCTGCTCGGCCTCGCCCACTGGTGA
- the thpR gene encoding RNA 2',3'-cyclic phosphodiesterase: protein MRRGGDPPDHVRAFVALAIGSGLRARIAELMGEIRHRVPGVRFVRPEGIHLTLRFLGSTLPAQIQQLGPRLQGLAAACPPSEAQISGLGLFPPRGSPRVLWLGVSLAPPVLALQAACEEAAVGVGFPRETRPFRSHLTLGRWRERAPSPELPPADLGKVSLESLVLYRSEVGREGALYTPLASFLLGA from the coding sequence GTGAGGCGGGGCGGGGACCCACCCGACCACGTCCGGGCCTTTGTGGCCCTCGCCATCGGGTCGGGCCTGCGCGCGCGGATCGCGGAGCTGATGGGGGAGATCCGACACCGCGTGCCCGGCGTGCGCTTTGTCCGCCCGGAGGGGATCCACCTCACGCTGCGCTTTCTCGGATCCACGCTCCCCGCGCAGATCCAGCAGCTGGGGCCGCGGCTCCAGGGGCTCGCCGCCGCCTGCCCACCGTCCGAGGCCCAGATCTCTGGTCTCGGCCTGTTCCCCCCCCGGGGCAGCCCGCGCGTGCTCTGGCTCGGAGTCTCGCTGGCGCCCCCGGTCCTGGCCCTTCAGGCGGCTTGCGAAGAGGCTGCGGTGGGAGTGGGCTTCCCGCGCGAGACCCGGCCTTTCCGCTCGCACCTAACCCTCGGACGCTGGCGAGAGCGGGCCCCCTCGCCTGAGCTGCCCCCCGCCGACCTGGGCAAGGTCTCCCTCGAGAGCCTGGTCCTCTACAGGAGCGAGGTCGGGCGGGAAGGCGCGCTCTACACCCCCCTCGCGAGCTTTCTCCTCGGGGCGTAG